The window gctattccgagtgagtggcagtcaagtgtaatagtgaattgtttcaaaagcaagggtgatgcattagaaagagataactatagaggtttgaagtttgttgatcaagtaatgaaagttataaaAAGAGTGATTgaaagttacttagagaaagaattgatattaagatgcaatttggttttgttccagggcttggcactacagatgcaatatttttactcagacagcttcaggaaaagtatttaggaaagagaaagaatctctatattgcctttgtagatttagagaaagcttttgacaGAGTGCCACATACAGTTATTTGGTAGGCTATGAAAAAAATAGGTGTgaatgagtggctagttacgatggcaCAGTCTATCTACAGGAATGCTAGAAgttgtgtcaggattaacgattcacttagtgatgaatttagtgtagaTGTTGGTGTACATTAGGGTTCTGtgcttagtcctttgttgtttgttctagtcttagaagcgccaatgatggagttcagaacaggctgtccatgggagttattgtatgcagatgatttggttctcatggcagagttgatggaagaattagttgaaaagtttgagaagcgGAAGAatggactagaagagaaagggctaagggtgaacacagcaaagtctaaagtcatgattagtagcattgcagccaagtgagaccttgtagttggaaagtggccttgtggagtttgcaggaaatgggttggtagtaactcaattttttgtcagacttgcaagcattgggtacataagaagtgcagtagtattggtggaaggttaagagcttaaattcagtttgtatgcaagtgttgcaagggtgagattatagagaatgaagtatttcctgCTTTAATGGTGTACAACAGAGATAGtcgagaacttctgttacttaggtgacaTGTTGGGGAGTGAAGGGGGTGTTCggagaagtgttacttgcaggagaggttctgcttggaaaaagttcagagagttacttcctttgttgactagcagagtcttgtcaattgagttaaaaggtaggttgtatgaggcctgtggaagaagtgttatgttgtacggtagcgAGACATGTggagtgaagcaggaagattttgaccgtttagaaaggaatgatatgagaatggctaggtggatgtgtaacgccaatctgagagacagaaagagttcagatgagctaagaagcaggataagtatccgtagaataaaagatgttatccagataaaaagattgaattggctggggcacttgggaAGAATGGAGGAgggtaattgggtaagaaagtgtggagacttgatagttcctggggcaaagcccagaggcagaccgagaaagacgtggcaggaggttataaggacagacttgatacagagaaagttgagtttagacctaacagtctagatcagattggaagagggccattaatataccccgtgcTAGCTAGCATGGAAACAGACGTTAAGCTGAGAATATtgcatgatgatgatgatgaatccCTTACTCTTTACATATATTTCATATTTATACATAGCATTAAATGCGATGCAAAGTCATTTATTTAATTTGatcttttaacttttattttatgaCCAAGCTCCATTGGTAGAAGGTCTTTCAGTTGCAGGCTTTTTCAAAGTTTAGCTCGTTGATGTcggcaaaaaattttaatttgttataTATTCTAATCTGTTCGTTAAATGTAACTACATGTtcatatacattatttttgatCAGGGTTTCAAGATCTGAAAATATAGTTAACGGGtaaagaaatttttgaaaaaagaattttcgtGTATTGATTGGTCCTTGCAGACGCCATCAAAATTCAAGTGACGGTTCTCCTTTGACATTGTTCTCCTAGTGGATTTTTACTGGCCTTATCACGCCTTATCAACTAGTAACAGATAATATCATGAGAATACGTTAAAAGTTAGGatttaaaattacaaataaGATTTCGCTATCCTAAAGAGAAACCCTGGCATTTTTCTAGAGCCAGAAAGGCTTACCGCGGAAAACATTTCGACAAAAGTAAGGGGCAATATAGCCCGGCCTACCTGACTTTACTTACTTTAATTCTTCTTATGCAGTTTTTAAGTGAGGGACTTGTACTTTGGATTTTTTCTACTTTTCGCGGCCCTGTGCCGTGTAGTTCCGTAATGCCGAGAGGGTCAGGAACTCGGGCTAAGCCTAGGGGCAATAGACCTATTTTCATATCCATTTGGTTCCGCAAAATATGCATGcgaaaatgcagaataacatgaaaacgagattggTTATAAGCAAATTTCGGGATGCTGGTTGTTTACATCCAAGTTTgaagaatgtatcaacaaaatgttgacttttATAGGTTTTAAAGGCAGTTTCACATAATCGTAGTTAACACAGTTATAAAGAGGGTGttggtagtgtgacaaaaaagttaaaatattgcaGTTTTTAAGGGTGTATCATTTTATTAGCCAGCTAAACCTCTAAAACCTAGCCACGTTTTTAGAATgatgtgaatacatttttatataACTGTTTCCAAGTAAATTTACAACTAAAACTCAATATATAGTTTACTAATGCTCAACGGTACTTCGTATTACTctgatcatttaaaaaaattaaaattagcttgCTGGTAGCCAAATAGCCAGCAATTAAAAaagctacaaccctggaaaaacATATTGTGAATATCATTGAGCGCTCCATTCTTCCAAAATCAATATTGAATATGTTTGACTGATGCTTACAGAAGTACTCCAGAAACCTGGAGTACTAAAGAAAGTAACATTGACTTCTGGGGTAAAGGGGAGGGGAGTAAAGAGATTTTAACATTAAGAATAATGGAAAGGCTGAATTTTCTTATAGCATTTTCACAAGTATTTTTTCCAGAGTTGTTACTTATAGCTTAGATGTATGAGTAAtcaacaaatcatttttcaacatttttgcgTAAAATGGTatttaaaatcaatattttgaaaCTATTGGCTGTTGTGATTATGTAACTGTCACACTCCCTCTGTCACTACTCTCTCTTACTGACTGTCAATAGTTGTACATTTGTATCAAGCATTATTGTGATGGTTAACCTTAATACTTATAGTTTTGTAAGTAATATGAATTGATAGAGCATAGAGCTTATCATAAATCTCCATATATAGAAAAAGTGAAGTCTTCTGTTAAATGGCACcctatttttttaggtttttatccAAAAAAGATGAGAATACAATAATATACTTTTTCTTATAAGAATGTCTGGATTTCAGCTGTAAACAGgcttaatttttgtcaaaatctcAGTCTTAATGTTCTTAAAAATCAGGTCCTtatgtattttgttttcttgcttacatgaaatcttgaaaattaatcTTGCAGAATTGTTTAAATGGTTTATTTACAGAGAATAAACTAGATAAAATTTTCGAAGTGCcgatttgtgaaaatataaaatcaaaaatttcacaTTGCTTTCACTTACTAAATGTAAAGTTTGACATGACAAGCATTTTGTGGAcaaaattttacagaattttttttcttggtagTAACACCAGTAACCATTTTGTGTTTATTtcaaacaacaatttttaaattgttttgtgaaGTGATCCTCTCAAGGAAAAGTTTATTTTTGACTGAGCAAAATCAGTGGACAATTTCATTCGCCTGAAAAAATCtaaacagaaaattattttttggaattttaaatataattttttttaccaaatacaATTTACGATACAGGCTTAAAATGTGACACAAATAAGCAAGAACATTCCAAGGAAAGTTTAAAGTCCAACTTTCCCCACCAAGTCAAATTAGTATCCTAATTCTgaaatcacaaatgtgtaaaatgtgagTTATAAATACTTCCAAAACTACCCTCACtcggaaaaaaaataaaggtgGTAAGGCACTCACAAGTTCAACTGAACAACTATAGACCATTTCAcagattatgcgccattatgaatttgcggaactcggtggtgcaagttgaactttggactTCACGTTTTATTCAGCCATTTGCCTTGCGGAACTGCTGGCGGCAGgacagttttgatttttgatatctgtttttatctttgtgatactaattttatgatatatattttgaaaaatacttttattaggcacttatttgtacttttaatttctttttgtacaataaaggcaacttaatatatcctaaaaaccttagctagctagaggtctcccaaaaatgcttttaggacactgtgtattgtagctagctaaaaggctgtaattagtaattaatgcttggttaaaggtaatttcattttatatttagatatttaaaattgtgtagctGCTTTGTGCATTATAAAGATAATGgcattggattttaaacttggattatactttactttggagagaaatttttgattttggaaatacctttactggatttggacttaaactttgtttttgaatttgtaaagaaatgtttaggttGTAATACTTGTAAAGATCTAGAGAGTTATAATCCATTGTCAAAATACTTGTCAAAACtctataatgttattttttcctaaagtgaaacttgcaaaataaataaaactcgCAAAATAATCTGACTTCTTCTCTATAATggatgtaaaaattttcaatacactGCCCATAGATATACGGTAACAGGTTCAGTCACAGATTTTAGGAGTAGAGTTATTagtcattttaattgcaaataatttttattattttgatatttttataattttgcttTTTGGTGTATGTTTGTCCCTTGATCCGTCTACTTAAACACTCCTATCTTTGAGTCTTTCAAGAGTGGTATTAGAAAGAATACCTGTCTCTCTTCCCTGCTTTTGCTATTgccctataatttttttgtacgcttcccttattgaaaaatatcaaaaagggaaaccatggaaataggtctataaCACTTATTATCAGTCGTTAGTTCTCCCTTAAACGAATATGCAGATATACTAGCGTCATATACAATAAATACTTGCATTATCAAGACCACTATCCAGTCTACTGATGTGGGATTTGAAATAAGCGCCAAATAGTTCTTTCTTCAGGTCCCAGTTTGTTTACCCCAAACTAGACCCAGTTTTTTcggtaagtcgtccacgtattacttcctgaatatgaaggagatatagtattcaacatgcgttagacctatgtacgttcccaagccttgtggagataatgatgtgctattctccataaagcacatTGTAGTGTGGGGCTCATCAATGTCTGTTGTCGAGTGTAGCAAACCCCCTCTTTCCTTGTAGTACAATGTAGTAAAGCGTAATTTTTCGTAGCGATGTGTAGCAGTACGTTATTTTCTGTAGCAGGCCGTAGTAGaacgtatttctctgtagtagagcgtatttctctgtagtaaagcgtatttctctgtagtagagtgtagtagcgtgtagtagagtgtagtagagcgtatttctctgtagcagagtgtagtagctgtagtagagtgtagtagcttgtagtagagtgtagtagagcgtatttctctgtaatagagcgtatttctctgtagtaaagcgtatttctctgtagtagagtgtagtagcgtgtagtagagcgtggtagagcgtatttctctgtagtaaagcgtatttctctgtagtagagtgtagtagagtgtagtagcctgtagtagagcgtagtagcttgtagtagagtgtagtagcttgtagtagagtgtagttgagcgtatttctctgtaatagagcgtatttctctgtagtaaagcgtatttctctgtagtagagtgtagtagcgtgtagtagagcgtggtagagcgtatttctctgtagtaaagcgtatttctctgtagtagagtgtagtaacctgtggtagcttgtagtagagtgtagtagcctgtagtagagcgtagtagtaCAGCGTAGTACGCTgaagtagagcgtagtagcctgtagtataGTGTGGTGCGGCGTCTTTTTCTAGTGCTGCGCAACATAGGCATCCACATTTAGAATCTGACTAAAAAGGCAATTACAATTTATCACTATACAAACTctatttacaagaaaaataattattcacAGAGCACTATGGTTAAGAAGGGCAGGGGCTTACAACAGTTAAGCTTCAtacaaatagtttcaaaaaatattctaactTTTCAGTTAAAGTGAACTGGGGAAAACAGCGTTCAAATGACTACCATCGCCATAatggtctcgcactatatacaaacgaaaaattatctGGAAATCTTCCCACAAAAAGATTCTTATCAGTACATCAATTGTAGTTGGTAGATAAACAAGCCACGATGGCCGATTCGCCAgtggtcatcataatatcagagacaaagaaacaaatttagcagacacgcctaaatattcattttcaatttcacatcttgtgttttactgcgcttacccaacgagacatgatcagtttgtttgagtcttACAGAATACATCACAATCAATGCATGTTCCAAATACCATTAGTGAAGGCGAGTGATCAGTATTACATAAGAGATGCGGTTGTTTCCGTAAATTAGACCtttgataaaaatttagaaaaaagctcTTGttttagaagcaatccatacatcacAGATTCGGTTGTTTCAGTAAATTAGACCTTTGATAAACATTCAGGAAAGagctcctgtttctagaagcaatccatacatctcAGATTCAGTTGTTTTGGTGGATTGGGCTATTGTTAAGCATTCAGGAAAAagctcctgtttctagaagcaatccatatatCACAGATGCGGTTATTTCGGTAAATTGAGCCATTGATAAACATTCAGGAAAAAgatcctgtttctagaagcaatccgtaCATAATAGAATTAGTTGTTTCGGTGAGCTAGGCCATTGATAAAAATTCAGGAAAATGGtcatgtttctagaagcaatctatACATAACAGGTTCTGTTGTTTTGGTGAATTGGGCCTTTCATAACCTTTTAGATAATGCTTTTTGACATACAATTTTTGCCGGAatataaaatttcagaacaaaagttaCCGAATTTGGTGCTTGTCTAtgataaacctttttttgtttcacaacattaaaacttgttaacatATACCGGAACAAAATTTCGGCAAATATGTATCACGCCGTCTTCGCTAAGGATTAATCTGTTATGCTTTCGAATATAGAAGAATCcgttttttgtgaaacaattgttaatatatattgaacgattgtAGTTTGTAGTTGTAGAGTCTTGATGAAATCTAGTGGTGTTTGTGTATTTCACAGACTAAAAGCTACTTTCTAAAAATAAGCTCATGCACTAACGAAAGTGAAAATAATTAGCATCCGTGGCATCACAGAATGTTTCACAAGAAGATTGCTACTTCTTTATAaattgctttttgttaatatatgaagttttttatatgattaattcaaaaataatatgatcAAGCTTGTGGTCATCCTTTTTATATATTACGTAGGGAATGATATTTTGAGACATTCACTTTCCGTTTGATAGCCCATTGTGattgatttcaatttatttccacaaatgaatatatataatacagtGTCACGTATGAGGTGTGCTAGTTTTACGTATACTATACGTCTTGTATTATTCTAAGAAGCAATTAACTACTtgttaaaaagggaaaaatatatattctacaaatagttGAAATACAGTATAGAGCTAATAGTTTTTCTCTTCTTGATTAAAGTAGAATGCAAAGTCCTttcaggctaaaagatttcggaacaaattcaatttattttattccCTTACTCGacacaagttgataatataaattgacTAGTCGTtaccccgtggaaaaatctatgggttcgcccgtcctttatatttacctgtcgcagcaaggtggataaaaatatatcgcatttgatattcgtgtttccgcaacatcattttctaactcagcgggggtccgcgcagagacagacagacagacgacggctattattatagagactagtcgttgcccgtggaaaaatccacgggttcgcccgtcctttatatttacccgtcgcaacaaagtggataaaaatatatcgcatttgatattcgtgtttccgtaacatcattttctaactcagcaggagtccgcgcagagacagacagacgacggctattattatagagatagtcgttagcccgtggaaaaatccacggggtcgcccgtcctttaaattaagttgttgcaacaaagtggacagaaatatatcgcatttggtattgatgcgcattttaaatattttgtgtttccgttacgggacacggctttcgcggacacacagacagcaCGCTAGTTCTAGCGGTAAGCGGATAGCGAATTTAATTATGCGCATGCgcgaaaaattgttttttaaatatagcgcCTCAGAGGCGAAAGCCCGATTCTTGGTCAGATTGCCTATCCCAAAATTGATGCTTTTTACGGCGATTTAACCAACAAACTAAGGAAATGTACTGTTTTAATTGAAGGAAGTGAGGCCAGGTTACGTAACTAAGCGAAAAAAACATCTTACTTGCTTTTGTTTTGAAGTTACgcggtaaaaaaacaaaacgaaagtaaacacaaaaaatgacctagctacatcattaaatATCTCGACAACCAAAGTTTTTTTACCAAAGAGGTTTTTACAGCATTTAGTTCAGACCTTAAGCTCTTAAAAAAACTATGTTTGGAATGCATTtcacttttttcctaaaaatttaaagacttGAAACAGAccctacttttttaaaaaaatatggccGCCACAAACCATGAAAACATGTTGGCAAAACTTTGTAGAGTTTGTGGAGAATTTTTAACTAAAAGTAAAGGTATTGCAAAACAGAAAATGACATTGGAGAAAgaattagaactactttttgTTCATATCCAGGAGGATGTGGACAACATTCATCCCAAATATGTTTGCTTTCGGTGTTACAACacacttaaaaatattgaaaataggAATACAACAACACAGTTGAAACCTAAAAATTGGTCTCCCCATACAGAAGTTTGCTCTGTATGTGAAAATGTTCAAGGTATGAAAAAAGGAGGCAGGccatcaaaaaagaagaaaacaggACGACCAAGTACTTTTAAGCCGATATGGTCAAGAAAAGCCTTAGAGGAAATTagtgacaaaaatttaaatgacattATTCCACCCGTTGTCAGTCACCATGGCTTAGAAAAAAATCCACATTACAAGTTTTGTTTGTGCATGCTTTGTGGAAATCTTCTGAGACAACCTTTAATGGTTATCACATGTGAACATGCATTTTGTAAAGAATGCATCCTTATATATCTTGAAGGAAGTTTTCAAGATGAAAGTGAATGCCCTAAGTGCAAACGCGATGACATCATCACTCTTgtcaaccaatcaaatttaaaaCCAAGTTTGCACCGAAACCACATGGTAAATAGTTTACAAGTTGACTGTGATAACAAATGTGGAGAGAAATTTACATTGGATAAATTACATGAGCTTAAATTACACAATATATCGTGCAACACATCCACAAGTTCAAATACAAGTGCAAATTATTCAATAAGAGATGTATTTTTATTGGACGAGTCATCTCCTGTTCCAAGAGAAATAGAGGATGCCACCTTGcatgttttaaaacataaaatgaaACAATCAACTGATATAAATAACAGCATAGAATTTAAAAGTGGAGGACCTAGGGTATGTATCTTAAAATCTCAGTTAATGGAAAAtgcatatatttacaaaaataactgATTTACATATCCAATTAttttacattatatatatatacatatatatccttgatattttaaaaattaaataaaattaaactaatgatttcaaacaaatttattttagcCCTACATGTTTACCTCAACACCGAAACCGGTTAAAAATAGTAATGAAGTCTGCAAGCGGCCCATAGAAAAAAGgaacaagtttttaaaaaaccaatTACTTTTTTCTTCTGGTGGAAATGAAAGTGGGTTCAGCGTACAAACTGGCAAATTAGTCAAGAGTCTGAAGGAAAATGAGAGAGTAGAAATACTCAAGAGAGCCAATATAACAACAAAGAGTATAACTCCAGAGGAATTTGTAGCAATGAAGGCAGACTTGAGTATTCCCtggtcaaaattaaaaacaatgtcaaGGTATGGCTGAAAATTGAGTACTAAtacataaataattatatacatGAAAATTCACAAAAAAGACAGAATAGACATGTTAcacctttttaaataattaataccTTAAGGAAAGAAAGTGTGTCAGCAGTGTTGGTGGATTAGTGCTCAtcagatttattttatttagcatcTGTCAAATTAAATTCTTACCAAAAAAGAAAACTGCAAACTTTATTTTCCTAAGGTATATAGTatgcacatttaaaaaaataataatattctgcatatagatggttaTCAACCTTTAACATATCCATACCATCAcagagaaaacaaagaaaagtgGCTACGGAATGGACTGGTGATCAATTGCGTTCAGAACTAGCTCCATTCTCATTCGAAGTTAAAGGGCACAAAGGCAAATTTGAAATAAGAAGTGCAGCATGG is drawn from Hydractinia symbiolongicarpus strain clone_291-10 chromosome 8, HSymV2.1, whole genome shotgun sequence and contains these coding sequences:
- the LOC130655068 gene encoding V(D)J recombination-activating protein 1-like yields the protein MAATNHENMLAKLCRVCGEFLTKSKGIAKQKMTLEKELELLFVHIQEDVDNIHPKYVCFRCYNTLKNIENRNTTTQLKPKNWSPHTEVCSVCENVQGMKKGGRPSKKKKTGRPSTFKPIWSRKALEEISDKNLNDIIPPVVSHHGLEKNPHYKFCLCMLCGNLLRQPLMVITCEHAFCKECILIYLEGSFQDESECPKCKRDDIITLVNQSNLKPSLHRNHMVNSLQVDCDNKCGEKFTLDKLHELKLHNISCNTSTSSNTSANYSIRDVFLLDESSPVPREIEDATLHVLKHKMKQSTDINNSIEFKSGGPRPYMFTSTPKPVKNSNEVCKRPIEKRNKFLKNQLLFSSGGNESGFSVQTGKLVKSLKENERVEILKRANITTKSITPEEFVAMKADLSIPWSKLKTMSRYG